In Puntigrus tetrazona isolate hp1 unplaced genomic scaffold, ASM1883169v1 S000000586, whole genome shotgun sequence, a single window of DNA contains:
- the trappc1 gene encoding trafficking protein particle complex subunit 1 has translation MTVHNLYIFDRNGSCLHYSEWNRKKQAGISKEEEFKLMYGMLFSIRSFVSKMSPLDMKDGFLAFQTSRYKLHYYETPTGIKLVMNTDLGVPNCRDTLQQIYSMLYVEYIVKNPQCVLSESLQSDLFSSKLDSFIRALPFFSVRAA, from the exons ATGACTGTACACAACCTGTATATATTTGATCGCAATGGCAGCTGTCTTCATTACAGCGAATGGAACCGAAAGAAACAAGCCGGGATTTCCAAAGAAGAG GAGTTCAAGCTGATGTACGGCATGCTGTTCTCCATCCGCTCCTTCGTCAGTAAGATGAGTCCACTGGACAT GAAAGACGGATTTCTTGCGTTCCAGACCAGCCGCTATAAGCTTCATTATTATGAAACTCCAACAGGGATCAAACTGGTGATGAACACAGACCTCGGCGTCCCGAACTGCAGAGACACACTGCAGCAGATCTACAGCatg ctgtaCGTGGAGTATATCGTGAAGAATCCTCAGTGTGTGCTCAGCGAGTCTCTCCAGAGCGATCTGTTCAGCAGTAAACTGGACTCTTTCATCAGAGCTCTGCCGTTCTTCAGCGTCCGCGCCGCCTGA
- the psmb6 gene encoding proteasome subunit beta type-6, with product MATALHFPANFSTLNNYNDLYPDWTQREVSTGTTIMAVEFDGGVVMGADSRTTTGAYIANRVTDKLTPIHERIFCCRSGSAADTQAIADAVTYQLGFHSIELDEAPLVQTAASLFRDMCYRYREELMAGIIVAGWDRRRGGQVYTVPVGGMMTRQPVSVGGSGSSYIYGYVDSNYRAGMSKEECLKFTAEALTLAMERDGSSGGVVRLAVISEQGVERQAILGNQLPKFSTV from the exons ATGGCTACAGCGCTGCATTTCCCTGCTAACTTTTCTACTTTAAacaattataatgatttatatcCTGACTGGACGCAGAGGGAGGTCAGCACCGGG ACCACCATCATGGCGGTGGAGTTCGACGGAGGAGTGGTGATGGGGGCGGACTCGCGCACCACGACCGG cgCTTACATCGCTAACCGCGTGACGGATAAACTCACTCCCATCCACGAGCGGATCTTCTGCTGTCGCTCAGGATCGGCGGCCGACACGCAGGCCATCGCCGACGCCGTCACCTACCAGCTGGGCTTCCACAG CATCGAGCTGGACGAGGCTCCTCTGGTGCAGACGGCCGCCAGTCTGTTCAGGGACATGTGCTACAGGTACAGAGAGGAGCTGATGGCCGGGATCATCGTGGCCGGCTGGGACCGACGCCGAGGAGGACAG gtgtacACGGTGCCGGTCGGAGGCATGATGACCAGACAGCCGGTGTCCGTGGGAGGATCCGGCAGCAGCTACATCTACGGATACGTGGACTCCAACTACAGAGCCGGGATGAGCAAAGAAGAGTGTCTCAAATTCACCGCAGAAG cgCTGACTCTGGCCATGGAGAGGGACGGCTCCAGCGGTGGAGTGGTCAGGCTGGCGGTCATCTCGGAGCAAGGCGTGGAGCGGCAGGCCATCCTCGGGAACCAGCTGCCCAAGTTCTCCACCGTCTGA
- the LOC122334633 gene encoding spidroin-2-like, with the protein MGLIKFILLVFLYHQLVFQDNLLTGHSNMVDASGTLSQDALSGPGNGTQSQDAPSGPGNGTQSQDAPSGPGNGTQSQDAPSGPGNGTQSQDAPSGPGNGTQSQDAPSGPGNGTQSQDAPSGPGNGTQSQDAPSGRQRHPEPGRSVWSNNGTQSQDAPSGPGNGTQSQDAPSGPGNGTQSQDAPSGPGNGTQSQDAPSGPGNGTQSQDAPSGPGNGTQSQDAPSGPGNGTQSLDAPSGGNGTQSLDAPSGPGNGTQSLDAPSGPGNGTQSLDAPSGPLTSTSSPSDKSTSSPVTLPDGRPQLT; encoded by the exons ATGGGCTTGATTAAATTTATTCTTTTGGTGTTTCTTTATCACCAGTTGGTGTTTCAAG ACAATCTGTTGACTGGCCACAGTAACATGGTTGACGCATCTGGTACCTTGAGCCAGGACGCTCTATCTGGTCCGGGCAACGGCACCCAGAGCCAGGACGCTCCGTCAGGTCCGGGCAACGGCACCCAGAGCCAGGACGCTCCGTCAGGTCCGGGCAACGGCACCCAGAGCCAGGACGCTCCGTCAGGTCCGGGCAACGGCACCCAGAGCCAGGACGCTCCGTCAGGTCCGGGCAACGGCACCCAGAGCCAGGACGCTCCGTCAGGTCCGGGCAACGGCACCCAGAGCCAGGACGCTCCGTCAGGTCCGGGCAACGGCACCCAGAGCCAGGACGCTCCGTCTGGTCGGCAGCGGCACCCAGAGCCAGGACGCTCCGTCTGGTCGAACAACGGCACCCAGAGCCAGGACGCTCCGTCTGGTCCGGGCAACGGCACCCAGAGCCAGGACGCTCCGTCTGGTCCGGGCAACGGCACCCAGAGCCAGGACGCTCCGTCTGGTCCGGGCAACGGCACCCAGAGCCA GGACGCTCCGTCTGGTCCGGGCAACGGCACCCAGAGCCAGGACGCTCCGTCTGGTCCGGGCAACGGCACCCAGAGCCAGGACGCTCCGTCTGGTCCGGGCAACGGCACCCAGAGCCTGGACGCTCCGTCTGG GGGCAACGGCACCCAGAGCCTGGACGCTCCGTCTGGTCCGGGCAACGGCACCCAGAGCCTGGACGCTCCGTCTGGTCCGGGCAACGGCACCCAGAGCCTGGACGCTCCGTCTGGTCCTCTGACTAGCACCTCGAGTCCTTCTGATAAATCTACTTCAAGCCCTGTCACTTTACCTGATGGAAGACCACAGTTAACGTAA
- the LOC122334620 gene encoding platelet glycoprotein Ib alpha chain yields the protein MPRFFLLFLLFLLFTETSSICQSGRNKDHRPQVNCTGQGLTAVPDGIPTDTQVLLLTENLLTSLSWSMYSGFTELHELDLSHNLISTLEPPGPVLEKLSVLRLSGNRLTGLGGQVFRCAPSLEKIYLDRNQLRSLHDGTFSELPRLEIIDLSQNQLPALPSRLLERVSSEVLTTFDLENNSVSMMPNDFFSSKPDLPYVYLTHNPWLCSCSVSYLYSFLLDQEDNVYMHNGSNAIEFGANSVLCSGPAHLLRRPIIKLDESDFCPPDPPTTGDQDFTSTPARPDFKTQPESTSERPDIRSPSSPPDPEPTSLSRPLADLPTVSVKPVSVTQAPTAPYHSTVDTQLLDSTKSWTSFETYWVTWTWTRVWYQSWTEYLTLTPTANPFRPSEGTTEPSTWKTATSRPATTSESSSTAAVTTRSQRQETDPAAFNTGAGAREASGRLLPWCWWLFAGFLFLCLLSALTSCFLFLWLLRSYLVVYRRLKRHASSSRVTLRAYRRSPDTLGPENEAESASFLPPEQIRADRAVFRSVLFISRDEQPPEESQDVSSVAEPARDKQRVFRKTLHRAISAGEEAAGWTEEEETARYSLVLTEERGLQMGRSWLVGEWQMAGGGVACERLCSLIGQSSERTTDGQGLVSSISPTLQSQ from the exons ATGCCAcgcttcttcctcctcttcctcctcttcctcctcttcacgGAGACGAGCAGCATCTGTCAGAGCGGCAGGAACAAGGACCATCGGCCCCAGGTCAACTGCACGGGTCAGGGACTGACCGCTGTCCCCGACGGCATCCCCACGGACACACAGGTCCTGCTTCTGACCGAAAACCTCCTCACTTCTCTGTCCTGGTCCATGTATTCTGGATTCACAGAGCTGCACGAGCTGGACCTGAGCCACAATCTCATCAGCACCCTGGAGCCGCCGG GTCCAGTGCTGGAGAAGCTGAGCGTCTTGCGTCTGTCTGGTAACCGGTTGACTGGTTTGGGAGGACAGGTGTTCCGCTGCGCTCCCAGTCTGGAGAAGATCTACTTAGACAGGAACCAGCTCCGCTCCCTTCACGACGGTACCTTCAGCGAGCTGCCGCGTCTGGAGATCATTGACCTGTCTCAGAACCAGCTGCCCGCTCTGCCCTCGCGTCTCCTGGAGCGCGTCTCCTCAGAAGTCCTCACCACCTTCGACCTGGAGAACAACAGCGTCTCAATGATGCCCAACGACTTCTTCTCGTCCAAACCCGATCTGCCTTACGTTTACCTGACCCACAATCCCTGGCTCTGCAGCTGCTCCGTCTCTTACCTCTACAGCTTCCTGCTCGACCAGGAAGACAACGTCTACATGCACAACGGGTCCAACGCCATCGAATTTGGTGCAAACTCTGTGCTGTGTTCTGGACCAGCTCACCTGCTCAGACGACCCATTATTAAGCTGGATGAGAGCGACTTCTGTCCACCGGATCCTCCGACCACAGGAGACCAGGATTTCACAAGCACTCCTGCTCGTCCGGATTTCAAAACACAACCTGAGTCCACTTCTGAACGCCCAGATATCCGGTCCCCTTCTTCACCTCCAGATCCTGAACCCACATCCTTATCTCGGCCCCTTGCCGATCTTCCAACAGTCTCGGTTAAACCAGTTTCCGTCACTCAAGCGCCGACCGCTCCGTATCACTCCACTGTAGACACCCAGCTGCTCGATTCCACCAAATCCTGGACCTCCTTTGAAACGTATTGGGTCACCTGGACCTGGACCAGGGTCTGGTATCAATCCTGGACGGAGTATTTAACCTTGACTCCAACGGCCAATCCGTTTCGTCCCTCTGAAGGCACCACAGAACCAAGCACCTGGAAGACCGCCACGTCCCGACCCGCAACCACCTCGGAGTCATCATCCACCGCTGCAGTCACAACCAGATCCCAACGACAAGAGACCGATCCAGCGGCTTTCAACACCGGGGCAGGGGCTCGGGAAGCGTCCGGACGCCTGCTGCCCTGGTGCTGGTGGCTGTTCGCCGGTTTCCTGTTCCTGTGCCTACTTTCTGctctcacttcctgtttcctgttcCTCTGGCTCCTCAGAAGCTACCTCGTGGTGTACCGGCGGCTCAAGCGGCACGCCTCGTCCTCTCGGGTCACCCTGCGGGCGTACAGGCGCTCCCCGGACACCCTGGGACCGGAGAACGAGGCCGAGAGCGCCAGCTTCTTACCTCCGGAGCAGATCCGAGCGGACCGAGCCGTCTTCAGGAGCGTCCTCTTCATCTCCAGAGACGAGCAGCCGCCGGAGGAGAGCCAAGACGTCTCTTCTGTAGCCGAGCCGGCGAGAGATAAGCAGAGAGTCTTCAGGAAGACGCTGCACAGAGCGATTAGCGCCGGAGAGGAAGCAGCCGGCTGGACGGAGGAAGAGGAGACCGCCAGATACAGCCTGGTCCTGACGGAGGAGAGAGGTCTTCAGATGGGGAGGAGCTGGCTGGTGGGAGAGTGGCAGATGGCCGGTGGGGGCGTGGCCTGTGAGAGGctctgctctctgattggccagtcCTCCGAGAGAACCACTGATGGACAGGGTTTGGTCTCTTCCATCAGTCCCACGCTTCAAAGCCAATAA